In Selenomonas dianae, a genomic segment contains:
- a CDS encoding methylated-DNA--[protein]-cysteine S-methyltransferase, with protein sequence MLCKQHYTSPLGGITLTSEGAALTGLYFDGERDFPDLSTAYEKDLPVFGDAVLWLDLYFDGSIPNFIPALAPAGTAFQQTVWAILRTIPYGATTTYGAIARRIEQQEKKRMSAQAVGGAVGRNPISILIPCHRVIGADGSLTGYAGGLARKERLLQIERGQHAAFPVANAAPRVL encoded by the coding sequence ATGCTCTGCAAACAGCACTATACATCCCCGCTCGGCGGGATCACGCTCACGAGCGAGGGAGCGGCACTGACGGGGCTGTACTTCGATGGGGAGAGGGACTTCCCCGATCTTTCGACGGCGTACGAAAAGGATCTCCCCGTGTTCGGGGACGCCGTGCTGTGGCTTGATCTGTATTTCGACGGAAGCATCCCGAACTTCATCCCCGCACTCGCTCCTGCGGGCACAGCGTTCCAGCAGACGGTATGGGCGATCCTGCGGACGATCCCATACGGCGCGACGACGACCTACGGCGCGATTGCACGGCGCATCGAACAACAGGAGAAAAAGCGGATGTCGGCGCAGGCGGTCGGCGGTGCGGTCGGGCGCAATCCGATCTCCATCCTCATCCCGTGCCACCGTGTGATCGGTGCGGACGGCAGCCTCACGGGCTACGCGGGCGGTCTTGCACGCAAGGAGCGGCTGCTGCAGATCGAGCGGGGACAGCACGCCGCGTTCCCTGTTGCGAATGCCGCCCCCCGCGTGCTATAA
- a CDS encoding helix-turn-helix domain-containing protein, producing MPNENTMKKTFTDNLNRLLRVRGITQAELATYMEVSNTTVNNWVKGYKVPRMDKVDKLCSFFKIKRSELLEQSPASDDLPTLTQRDSTAHSKRDLNDLAKFLNKTEVMFDGDTYNLSEEDQQKLRNALEFVFWDAKRQNKRKKD from the coding sequence ATGCCCAACGAAAATACAATGAAAAAGACGTTTACTGATAACTTGAATCGTTTGTTACGAGTACGCGGCATCACGCAAGCAGAATTAGCGACTTATATGGAAGTAAGCAATACTACGGTAAATAATTGGGTAAAGGGCTACAAAGTTCCGCGCATGGATAAGGTGGATAAGTTATGCTCTTTTTTCAAGATAAAACGCAGTGAGCTATTGGAGCAATCCCCCGCCTCCGACGATCTGCCCACACTCACGCAGCGCGATTCCACCGCCCACTCCAAACGCGACCTGAACGACCTCGCAAAATTCCTCAACAAAACAGAAGTCATGTTTGATGGTGATACATACAACCTCAGTGAAGAAGATCAACAAAAGCTGCGTAATGCTCTTGAGTTCGTCTTTTGGGATGCGAAAAGGCAAAATAAGCGGAAAAAGGACTGA
- a CDS encoding helix-turn-helix transcriptional regulator — translation MKISLKAARVNANLTQEEVAKLLRKNKQTIVNWENGKTVIDVGNFTALCQLYKIDKDCIFLPTV, via the coding sequence GTGAAAATTAGCTTGAAAGCCGCCCGTGTAAATGCCAATCTGACACAGGAAGAGGTTGCGAAACTCTTACGTAAAAACAAACAGACTATTGTCAACTGGGAGAACGGGAAAACGGTCATTGATGTGGGTAACTTCACAGCATTGTGCCAGCTCTACAAGATTGACAAAGACTGTATTTTTTTGCCTACAGTATAA
- a CDS encoding site-specific integrase, with the protein MHPLLKILYHTGLRISEALGLTWDDVDLEAGTFSISRQRIPAGYFDTPKTTTSTRTFYADAFFLSYLRALKKEQMKDELRLGQAYQIAYESKDAGRALILLPKRLSPAVEAERRPLLCIHPTGIPYRHERVCDMLHRLGLNSHSFRHTHATRLIEAGAKPVDVAARLGHADATITQNLYAHDTEDMQQETVRIFERFVDKGCL; encoded by the coding sequence ATACATCCGCTGCTCAAAATACTCTATCACACAGGGCTGAGAATCAGCGAGGCACTCGGGCTTACATGGGATGATGTTGACCTTGAGGCGGGGACGTTCTCCATCTCCCGCCAGAGAATACCGGCGGGCTATTTTGATACACCCAAAACGACAACAAGCACGCGGACATTTTATGCGGATGCGTTTTTCCTCTCCTATCTGCGTGCGCTCAAAAAAGAGCAGATGAAAGACGAGCTGCGCTTGGGACAGGCGTATCAAATCGCCTATGAGAGTAAGGACGCGGGTCGTGCGCTCATTCTCCTGCCAAAACGGCTGTCCCCCGCAGTCGAAGCGGAACGCCGCCCGCTGCTCTGCATTCATCCCACGGGTATCCCCTACAGACATGAGCGCGTGTGCGATATGCTCCATCGCCTGGGGCTGAACTCTCACAGCTTCCGGCATACCCACGCGACACGGCTCATCGAAGCCGGCGCGAAGCCCGTGGATGTCGCCGCCCGCCTCGGTCATGCGGACGCAACCATCACGCAAAACCTGTATGCACACGATACGGAGGATATGCAGCAGGAGACCGTACGCATCTTCGAGCGTTTTGTAGACAAGGGGTGTTTGTAG
- a CDS encoding restriction endonuclease: MAEIFFILCVVLFIILVQVVRHYRKATRYITDADDYMNRTKMAANIYYSDKVTAAEAKEKTVAEKESFVNDFLSAKIDEFPVVATVIADYETARNAYIADILELKKRPSFKGADEVRAIRAEKNALIRENKAYKWELEYIKSLLPWLSDLEDDPIEPTNSYKNPNYKDSDVAGYWLTPEEYHLLSPTERNQLALDRYKKRHKTNAEIGREYERYIGYLYEEKGYSVTYYGIERGLEDFGRDLICKKGGRTLVIQCKCWSNKKKKIIHEKHINQLYGTTIAYKISLALGIDADKIDDAPIEYIDHLDIDFNSYNVQPIFFSTVPYSTSAVLFADLLKIKLVTKPLGDYPMIKCNISSRTGERIYHLPFDQQYDKCVITPSEGEFYASTVQEAEKAGFRRAIRWLGNN, encoded by the coding sequence ATGGCAGAAATTTTCTTCATCCTATGTGTAGTGTTATTCATTATATTGGTTCAGGTTGTACGGCATTACAGAAAAGCGACAAGGTATATAACGGATGCCGACGACTATATGAATCGCACCAAAATGGCTGCCAACATATATTATAGCGATAAAGTAACCGCCGCAGAGGCAAAGGAAAAAACTGTAGCAGAAAAAGAATCTTTCGTCAATGACTTTTTATCTGCCAAAATAGATGAATTTCCTGTTGTTGCAACGGTTATTGCGGATTATGAAACAGCACGAAACGCTTACATTGCGGACATACTGGAATTAAAAAAACGACCATCGTTCAAAGGAGCAGACGAAGTACGAGCCATACGTGCGGAAAAGAACGCCCTCATACGGGAAAACAAAGCCTATAAATGGGAACTCGAATATATAAAGAGCTTGTTGCCGTGGCTTTCTGATCTGGAAGATGACCCGATAGAACCAACGAACTCCTACAAGAACCCAAACTATAAAGATTCAGATGTTGCGGGATATTGGTTGACTCCTGAAGAGTATCACCTGCTCTCTCCAACGGAACGGAATCAACTCGCATTAGATCGTTACAAAAAGCGCCACAAAACAAACGCCGAGATTGGGCGAGAGTATGAACGCTATATTGGCTATTTATACGAAGAGAAAGGTTATAGCGTCACATACTACGGAATCGAGCGAGGTCTAGAAGATTTCGGACGTGATTTGATCTGTAAAAAAGGCGGTAGAACTCTCGTCATTCAATGTAAATGTTGGTCAAATAAAAAGAAAAAAATCATACACGAAAAACATATCAACCAGCTCTACGGCACGACAATTGCTTATAAGATTTCTTTAGCTCTTGGAATAGACGCCGATAAGATTGATGATGCTCCTATCGAATACATCGATCATTTGGATATAGATTTCAATTCATACAACGTGCAACCAATCTTTTTCTCTACAGTTCCCTATTCAACCTCTGCTGTGCTATTCGCCGATTTATTGAAAATTAAACTTGTTACAAAACCGCTCGGGGATTATCCCATGATAAAATGTAACATAAGTTCACGCACAGGAGAAAGAATATATCACTTGCCATTCGATCAGCAATACGACAAATGCGTTATTACACCATCCGAAGGAGAGTTCTATGCGTCGACCGTACAAGAAGCGGAAAAGGCAGGTTTTCGACGGGCGATCCGTTGGCTCGGAAACAACTAA
- a CDS encoding ImmA/IrrE family metallo-endopeptidase, which translates to MFNIKVRVKNLVNKYRTGNPFQLASDLGITIVRLPLPDDMRGFLVHVLRRKYIILNEDLCYAGQKVTVCHELGHARLHAGYGYYLHPDRAYYVRSRLEAEANEYAAHLLTYSTDIDSDEVTRIINQRHPDPREVHFLLGRFIDTQVDW; encoded by the coding sequence ATGTTCAACATCAAAGTCCGCGTCAAGAATCTCGTCAACAAATACCGCACGGGAAACCCATTTCAGCTCGCGAGTGACCTCGGCATAACGATTGTACGCCTTCCCCTGCCCGATGATATGCGTGGTTTTCTCGTTCACGTCCTGCGGCGCAAATACATCATTCTGAATGAAGATCTCTGCTATGCAGGGCAAAAGGTGACGGTCTGCCACGAACTCGGACACGCGCGCCTGCACGCAGGATACGGTTATTATCTTCACCCTGACCGCGCCTATTACGTTCGTAGCCGTCTGGAAGCGGAGGCAAACGAATACGCTGCGCATCTGCTCACCTACTCCACCGACATTGACAGCGACGAGGTAACACGTATCATCAATCAACGCCACCCCGACCCGCGCGAAGTCCATTTTTTACTTGGAAGATTTATTGATACACAGGTAGATTGGTAG